The Hydrogenispora ethanolica genome includes the window GGCGCCGGCCATCGCCTACCGGCTGGGGGACGCCTTATATCTAAATATTACGAATCGCTGCCCGAACGGGTGTGTTTTTTGCATCCGGGAAAGCCCCGGGGGAGTGGGTTACAATCTGTGGCTGGACGCCGAGCCCACGGCGGATGAGGTTATCGAGGCGGCCGGCGACATCGCGCCATACCGGGAAGTGGTTTTTTGCGGGTACGGCGAACCGTTGCTCCGGCCGGAGATCGTGACGGAAGTAGCCCGGCGGTTGAAGGAGCGGGCCTCCGTTCCCATCCGGATCAACACCAACGGTCTGGCCGATCTTTTTTTGGGCTTCGACGTCCTGCCCCAACTGCAAGGGCTGATCGATGGCATCTCCATCAGCCTGAACGCGCCGGATGCCGAGGCCTACCAGCGGCTGACCCATTCGCCCTACGGCTTACAAGCCTTTCCTGCGGTATGCGAGTTCGCCCGCCGCAGCAAACGCTACATTCCCAAGGTCACCGTATC containing:
- a CDS encoding TatD family nuclease-associated radical SAM protein encodes the protein MNQQNQAKDSAPAIAYRLGDALYLNITNRCPNGCVFCIRESPGGVGYNLWLDAEPTADEVIEAAGDIAPYREVVFCGYGEPLLRPEIVTEVARRLKERASVPIRINTNGLADLFLGFDVLPQLQGLIDGISISLNAPDAEAYQRLTHSPYGLQAFPAVCEFARRSKRYIPKVTVSVVHYPGVDLERSAQVAAALGAEFRVREIQGFEQA